One stretch of Croceibacterium atlanticum DNA includes these proteins:
- a CDS encoding P-II family nitrogen regulator → MKKIEAIIKPFKLDEVKEALHEVGVSGITVIEAKGFGRQKGHTELYRGAEYVVDFLPKVKLEVVVPAAQAEQVVEAIAAAAQTGRIGDGKIFVSPIETALRIRTGEKDEAAI, encoded by the coding sequence GTGAAAAAGATCGAAGCGATCATCAAGCCGTTCAAGCTGGACGAAGTGAAAGAAGCGCTGCACGAAGTGGGCGTTTCCGGCATCACCGTGATCGAAGCCAAGGGTTTCGGGCGGCAGAAAGGCCATACGGAACTCTATCGCGGCGCCGAATATGTCGTGGATTTCCTGCCGAAGGTTAAGCTGGAAGTCGTCGTGCCCGCGGCGCAGGCGGAACAGGTCGTGGAAGCGATCGCCGCCGCGGCGCAGACCGGGCGGATCGGCGACGGCAAGATCTTCGTCTCTCCGATCGAGACTGCTCTCCGCATTCGTACCGGCGAAAAGGACGAAGCCGCAATCTGA
- the glnA gene encoding type I glutamate--ammonia ligase has protein sequence MPTAKEIVKRIKDEEIEWVDVRFTDPRGKWQHLSMCAGAIDEDVLEEGLMFDGSSIEGWKAINESDMILKPDLDAVYIDPFSATPMMIIVCNIVEPSDGSLYGRDPRSTAKRAEDYLKSTGIGDTVFVGPEPEFFMFDDVKFETGYDRSGYIIDDIELPTNTGKDYEGGNLGHRPRAKGGYFPVPPVDSCMDIRAEMVSTMLEMGLPMDKQHHEVAAAQHELGITFGTLVETADRVQVYKYVVQQVAAAYGKTATFMPKPIAADNGSGMHTHMSIWKDGKPLFAGDGYAGLSETCLYYIGGVIKHAKACNAFTNPTTNSYKRLVPGFEAPVLLAYSARNRSASCRIPYGAGEKAKRVEFRFPDPLANPYLSSAALLMAGIDGIQNKIHPGDAMDKNLYDLPPEELAEVPTVCGSLREALESLAADHDFLLRGDVFTKDQIDAYMELKWEEVYRWEMAPSPVEFDMYYSA, from the coding sequence ATGCCCACTGCTAAGGAAATCGTGAAGCGCATCAAGGACGAGGAGATCGAATGGGTCGACGTTCGTTTCACCGATCCGCGCGGCAAGTGGCAGCATCTTTCGATGTGCGCAGGCGCGATCGATGAAGATGTGCTGGAAGAAGGCCTGATGTTCGACGGTTCGTCGATCGAAGGCTGGAAGGCGATCAACGAATCCGACATGATCCTGAAGCCGGATCTGGACGCAGTCTATATCGATCCGTTCAGCGCGACGCCGATGATGATCATCGTCTGCAACATCGTAGAACCGAGCGACGGCTCGCTCTATGGCCGCGATCCGCGCTCCACCGCCAAGCGTGCGGAAGACTATCTGAAGTCCACCGGCATCGGCGATACCGTGTTCGTGGGCCCGGAACCGGAATTCTTCATGTTCGACGATGTGAAGTTCGAAACCGGCTATGACCGTTCGGGCTATATCATCGACGATATCGAACTGCCGACCAACACCGGCAAGGACTACGAAGGCGGCAATCTCGGCCACCGTCCGCGCGCCAAGGGCGGCTATTTCCCGGTGCCGCCGGTTGACAGCTGCATGGATATCCGTGCCGAAATGGTTTCGACCATGCTCGAAATGGGCCTGCCCATGGACAAGCAGCACCACGAAGTGGCCGCCGCGCAGCACGAACTGGGCATCACCTTCGGCACGCTGGTGGAAACGGCTGACCGCGTGCAGGTTTACAAATATGTCGTGCAGCAGGTTGCCGCCGCTTATGGCAAGACGGCCACCTTCATGCCGAAACCGATCGCAGCCGATAACGGTTCGGGCATGCACACCCACATGTCGATCTGGAAGGATGGCAAGCCGCTCTTCGCTGGTGACGGATATGCCGGCCTTTCGGAAACCTGCCTTTATTACATCGGCGGTGTGATCAAGCACGCTAAGGCCTGCAACGCCTTCACCAACCCGACCACCAACAGCTACAAGCGTCTGGTGCCGGGCTTCGAAGCGCCGGTTCTGCTTGCCTATTCGGCACGCAACCGTTCGGCTTCCTGCCGTATTCCTTATGGCGCGGGCGAAAAGGCGAAGCGCGTGGAATTCCGTTTCCCGGATCCGCTGGCCAACCCGTATCTTTCCAGCGCCGCACTGCTGATGGCCGGTATCGACGGCATCCAGAACAAGATCCATCCGGGCGACGCGATGGACAAGAACCTGTACGATCTTCCGCCGGAAGAACTGGCCGAAGTGCCGACCGTCTGCGGCTCGCTGCGTGAAGCGCTGGAATCGCTCGCCGCTGACCACGACTTCCTGCTCAGGGGCGACGTGTTCACCAAGGACCAGATCGACGCCTACATGGAACTCAAGTGGGAAGAGGTCTATCGCTGGGAAATGGCGCCGAGCCCGGTCGAATTCGACATGTATTACAGCGCCTGA
- a CDS encoding lysozyme has protein sequence MQRKPIFDTFRQLLGRGFHPAEVAAIDASIDTAMAPDDPDPLPHSAGPAGIALINQFESCARLRPDGTVEAYPDPGTGGAPWTIGWGATGPDIGPGTIWTRAQCDKRLEDDLRRFAADIRRAVGDAPTTQAQFDALLSFHYNTGAIGRATLTRRHIAGDHEGAAREFARWTLAGGRVLRGLVRRREAEAALYRSG, from the coding sequence ATGCAGCGCAAACCCATTTTCGACACTTTCCGCCAGCTTCTGGGGCGCGGTTTCCATCCCGCAGAGGTGGCGGCGATCGACGCTTCCATCGACACGGCCATGGCGCCCGACGATCCCGATCCCCTGCCGCACTCTGCGGGGCCAGCCGGCATTGCGCTGATCAACCAGTTTGAAAGCTGTGCCCGCTTGCGGCCGGATGGCACGGTGGAAGCCTATCCCGATCCCGGCACGGGCGGCGCGCCATGGACCATCGGCTGGGGCGCGACGGGCCCGGATATCGGCCCCGGCACGATTTGGACCCGCGCCCAATGTGACAAGCGACTGGAGGACGATCTACGCCGCTTTGCAGCCGATATTCGCCGGGCGGTGGGAGATGCACCCACCACGCAGGCGCAATTCGATGCCCTGCTTTCCTTCCATTACAACACGGGCGCAATTGGCCGGGCGACGCTCACCCGGCGCCATATTGCCGGCGATCATGAGGGGGCGGCACGCGAATTTGCCCGCTGGACGCTGGCCGGGGGGCGGGTCTTGCGCGGCCTCGTCCGGCGGCGCGAGGCCGAGGCGGCGCTCTACCGCTCGGGTTGA